A window of Phycodurus eques isolate BA_2022a chromosome 5, UOR_Pequ_1.1, whole genome shotgun sequence contains these coding sequences:
- the gpr37a gene encoding prosaposin receptor GPR37, translated as MLPLLTRLVCVWMCAEAAARAADEQSRRWRTFDGATSRNVLWPGSDSPSSEAAAAVAALPASPVRVRNGRGADAERRSSECPHGAAVARRRTERARGERLRRRAAATWRASAQEQDLESASNANASDYDYDDHAGPGSTEAPPLEPGTPRSKVKPVRNPFYPLGAGALGAYALLAAALALVCAGVLGNVSLMCMVCHNYYMRSISNSLLANMALWDFLVLFLCLPLVLFHALTDDWLLGEMACRLVPFLEVASLGVTTFTLCALCIDRFRAAANVRSYYEMTDNWASTAAKLAVIWAGALLLALPELLIRQLVTEEADAPGGGAAGTACERCVVRVSTRLPDTLYVLGLTYGGARLWWFFGCYFCLPTLFTIFCSLATAHKIRGAERAAAPTRGTKKQIRLESQMNCTVVALAILYGFCLIPENICNVVVAYMAAGVPPRTLDVLHLLSQLLLFCKAAAAPLLVLCLCEPFRRAFLDCCCCCCREFGAPYPESSADAGGVANEELELTRGDAAPDDGETSTAYAAVGTHC; from the exons ATGCTGCCCCTCCTGACCCGGCTGGTGTGCGTGTGGATGTGCGCCGAGGCCGCCGCGCGCGCCGCGGATGAGCAGAGCCGACGGTGGCGCACGTTCGACGGGGCGACGTCGCGGAATGTCCTCTGGCCGGGGTCGGACTCGCCGTCGTCCGAAGCCGCCGCCGCGGTCGCGGCGCTTCCAGCGAGCCCTGTGCGTGTTAGGAATGGACGAGGAGCGGATGCGGAGCGGCGCTCGAGCGAATGCCCACACGGGGCGGCTGTGGCGAGGAGGCGCACCGAGCGGGCGAGAGGTGAGCGGCTCCGCCGCCGAGCCGCTGCCACCTGGCGGGCCTCGGCGCAGGAGCAAGACCTCGAGTCGGCCTCCAACGCCAACGCCAGCGACTACGACTACGACGACCACGCGGGGCCCGGCTCGACCGAGGCGCCGCCCTTGGAGCCGGGCACCCCGCGCAGCAAAGTCAAGCCGGTGAGGAACCCTTTCTACCCGCTGGGCGCCGGGGCGCTCGGCGCCTACGCGCTGCTGGCGGCCGCCTTGGCGTTGGTgtgcgcgggcgtgctgggcaACGTGTCGCTCATGTGCATGGTGTGCCACAACTACTACATGAGGAGCATCTCCAACTCGCTGCTGGCCAACATGGCGCTGTGGGACTTCCTGGTGCTCTTCCTGTGCCTGCCGCTGGTGCTCTTCCACGCGCTGACCGACGACTGGCTGCTGGGGGAAATGGCCTGCAGGCTCGTGCCCTTCCTGGAG GTGGCGTCCCTCGGGGTGACGACGTTCACTCTGTGCGCCCTCTGCATCGACCGCTTCCGTGCCGCCGCAAACGTGCGCTCGTACTACGAGATGACAGACAACTGGGCTTCCACCGCCGCCAAGCTGGCCGTCATCTGGGCGGGCGCCCTGCTGTTGGCCCTGCCCGAGCTCCTCATCCGCCAGCTGGTGACAGAGGAGGCCGACGCCCCCGGAGGCGGCGCGGCGGGGACGGCGTGCGAGCGCTGCGTGGTGCGCGTGTCCACCCGACTGCCGGACACGCTGTACGTCCTGGGCCTGACGTACGGCGGCGCCCGCCTGTGGTGGTTCTTCGGCTGCTACTTCTGCCTACCCACGCTCTTCACCATCTTCTGCTCGCTGGCCACCGCCCACAAGATCCGCGGGGCCGAGCGGGCGGCGGCGCCCACGCGCGGCACCAAGAAGCAGATCCGCCTGGAGAGCCAGATGAACTGCACGGTGGTGGCGCTGGCCATCCTCTATGGCTTCTGCCTCATCCCCGAGAACATCTGCAACGTGGTGGTGGCCTACATGGCGGCGGGGGTGCCGCCCCGGACCCTGGACGTCCTGCACCTGCTGAGCCAGCTGCTCCTGTTCTGCAAGGCGGCCGCCGCACCGCTGCTGGTCCTGTGCCTGTGCGAGCCTTTCCGCCGGGCATTCCTGgactgttgctgctgctgctgtcggGAGTTCGGCGCCCCCTACCCCGAGTCGTCCGCGGACGCCGGTGGCGTCGCCAACGAAGAGCTCGAGCTAACGCGCGGTGACGCCGCCCCCGACGACGGGGAGACGTCCACCGCCTACGCCGCAGTTGGCACCCACTGCTGA
- the LOC133402679 gene encoding hyaluronidase-5-like — MNPNVACLVIQFLLLGAGQASPWTSPPVKSDHPFLFMWNAPTELCESRFGLPLDLSHFHLVSSTLKSATDQSISIFYNDRFGIVPYVDEDTGEFVDEGLPQLVDLKEHRELAEDDIEFYIPVDQPGLAVLDLEEWRPQWVRNWGGKDIYRQISVERVKARNGSLSDDEAEDRAKILFERAAQRYFLRSLRIGKRLRPKRLWGYYLYPDCYNYDYNQDMDEFTGECPDIEKERNDDLLWLWGASTALYPSIYLEVALRDSAQARRFVRHRMVEAVRVSTLANGSYSVPVYAYIRPVYKDSTDEYMSEMDLVSTIGEAAALGAAGVVSWGDMNVTDSEDSCFDARRHLVDVMNPYILNVSTASRLCSEALCQSRGRCVRKRWDDDVFLHLDPRRYRIERRRGPLTVSGGGPSRDDVDWFDRHFDCMCYDESPCRSVETFNAVQDDPFHAGSRSSGRRPSVGSYFLLMAAATSLLGALLG, encoded by the exons ATGAACCCGAATGTGGCCTGTCTGGTCATTCAGTTCTTGTTGCTGGGCGCCGGTCAGGCTTCCCCGTGGACGTCCCCGCCCGTCAAGTCCGACCACCCGTTCCTGTTCATGTGGAACGCGCCCACGGAGTTGTGCGAGAGTCGCTTCGGCCTCCCGCTCGACCTGTCGCACTTCCACCTGGTGAGCAGCACGCTCAAGTCGGCCACCGACCAGAGCATCTCCATCTTCTACAACGACCGCTTCGGGATCGTGCCGTACGTGGACGAGGACACGGGCGAGTTCGTGGACGAGGGCCTGCCCCAGCTGGTGGATCTCAAGGAGCACCGTGAGCTGGCCGAGGACGACATCGAGTTCTACATCCCCGTCGATCAGCCGGGCCTGGCCGTGCTGGACTTGGAGGAGTGGCGCCCGCAGTGGGTCCGCAACTGGGGCGGCAAAGACATCTACCGGCAGATCTCCGTCGAGAGGGTTAAGGCCAGGAACGGCAGCTTGTCCGACGACGAGGCGGAGGACCGTGCCAAGATCCTGTTCGAGCGCGCCGCCCAACGCTACTTCCTGCGCTCGCTGCGCATCGGGAAGCGGCTGAGGCCCAAACGGCTGTGGGGCTACTACCTGTACCCCGACTGTTACAACTATGACTACAACCAG GACATGGACGAGTTCACCGGCGAGTGTCCGGACATCGAGAAGGAGCGCAACGATGACCTATTGTGGCTTTGGGGCGCGTCCACCGCTCTCTACCCATCCATCTACCTGGAGGTGGCGCTGCGGGACTCGGCCCAAGCGCGACGCTTCGTGCGCCATCGCATGGTAGAAGCCGTCAGAGTTTCGACACTTGCCAACGGCTCGTACTCCGTCCCAGTCTATGCCTACATCCGTCCAGTCTACAAGGACAGCACGGATGAATACATGTCGGAG ATGGATCTGGTCAGCACCATCGGCGAGGCGGCCGCACTCGGTGCCGCCGGCGTGGTTTCCTGGGGCGACATGAACGTCACAGACAGCGAG GACTCGTGTTTCGACGCTCGGCGCCACCTGGTCGATGTGATGAACCCGTACATCCTCAACGTCTCCACGGCGAGCAGGCTGTGCAGCGAGGCGCTCTGCCAGAGTCGCGGCCGCTGCGTACGCAAGCGCTGGGACGACGACGTCTTCCTCCACCTGGACCCGCGCCGCTACCGCATCGAGCGTCGCCGCGGCCCGCTAACGGTGAGCGGCGGCGGCCCGTCCCGGGACGACGTCGATTGGTTTGACCGCCATTTCGATTGCATGTGTTACGACGAGTCTCCGTGCCGCTCGGTCGAGACGTTCAACGCCGTCCAGGACGACCCCTTCCACGCCGGGAGTCGCTCGAGCGGGCGTCGCCCTTCGGTGGGCTCGTACTTCCTGCTGATGGCCGCTGCCACGAGTTTGCTCGGAGCCCTGTTGGGATGA